In Crassostrea angulata isolate pt1a10 chromosome 6, ASM2561291v2, whole genome shotgun sequence, a genomic segment contains:
- the LOC128187163 gene encoding caspase-2-like has product MANVDDWEDSIHRNYSYFIKNIADPHDVAQYLFGETNPPIITHQYLQEIKAERTPSKQVEKMLHILMIRGPRVPQCLFDAFMGTHNEECAKKLAPYLLAQEQHALKKTTSEWPPLLKEHFDMKKVPVTYLKPNDPCCFLQYNNTEEVYSMRRKSRGLVYLINNEEFDDLPRRYGTEFDRDDLAKLFTDLHFDVIVKDNFTAEEIRKNTESISKCDKIKDCDCFIFIILTHGDEKGVCGIDGESVPVSTLTEMFEPNNCPELNEKPKVFLIQACRGDKKQKVCPSGGPGENGSQGDGSGDHVDGMNASDGGRELSISATQTVHSKSDFLVAYSTPEGSLSWRKMDAGSWFMQAIVWVFKSESHVKHLVEMLGKVNNIVSKGKAKSGGGHYVTVSKNYSYFKNNIADPLDVAEYLFGATNPPIITDNQKEQIKAENTTSKKVGKMLDILMKRGPRVPQCLFDAFMETHNEECAKKLAPYLLAQEKHALKREPSEWPPLHEEHFDMMKEPVTYLRPNDPCCFLQYNNTDEVYSMRRECRGLVYLINNEQFHTLSQRDGTKFDRDNLKKLFTDLHFEVIVENNLTAEEIRKKTESISKCDKIKDSDCFIFIILTHGDEKGVCGIDGISVPVTTLTEMFEPNNCPEMNEKPKIFLIQACRGGESD; this is encoded by the exons ATGGCAAACGTGGACGACTGGGAAGATTCTATTCACAGGAACTATTCCTACTTCATAAAAAACATCGCCGACCCTCATGATGTTGCGCAATATCTGTTTGGGGAAACAAACCCTCCGATCATAACCCACCAATATTTGCAGGAGATAAAG GCAGAGCGCACCCCATCCAAGCAAGTAGAAAAGATGTTGCATATACTAATGATACGAGGCCCTAGGGTGCCCCAGTGTTTGTTTGATGCCTTCATGGGGACACATAACGAAGAGTGTGCCAAGAAGTTGGCTCCTTATCTGTTAGCCCAGGAACAGCATGCTCTGAAGAAGACAACATCAG AGTGGCCTCCCCTTCTCAAGGAACATTTCGACATGAAGAAAGTACCTGTGACCTATCTAAAACCTAACGACCCCTGCTGCTTTCTCCAGTATAACAACACAGAGGAG GTTTACAGTATGCGACGAAAAAGTCGAGGATTGGTTTACCTCATCAACAACGAAGAATTTGACGACCTTCCTCGGAGATATGGAACAGAGTTTGATAGAGACGATCTAGCGAAGTTATTCACAGACCTTCACTTTGACGTAATTGTAAAAGATAATTTTACTGCTGAG GAGATAAGGAAGAACACTGAATCTATCAGCAAGTGTGACAAGATAAAGGACTGTGActgtttcatttttatcattttaactcATGGTGACGAAAAAGGAGTGTGTGGAATTGATGGAGAATCTGTTCCTGTGTCAACACTCACCGAGATGTTTGAGCCAAACAACTGTCCAGAATTGAACGAAAAGCCCAAAGTTTTCCTTATCCAGGCCTGTCGTGGTG ACAAGAAACAAAAGGTTTGTCCATCGGGAGGTCCCGGCGAGAACGGATCACAGGGTGACGGGAGCGGTGATCATGTTGATGGAATGAATGCCTCTGATGGTGGTCGGGAGCTCAGTATATCCGCCACACAAACTGTCCATTCCAAATCAGACTTCCTTGTGGCTTACTCCACTCCGGAAG GTTCACTGTCGTGGAGGAAGATGGATGCTGGATCCTGGTTTATGCAGGCCATTGTTTGGGTCTTCAAATCCGAATCCCACGTCAAGCATCTTGTTGAAATGCTTGGGAAG gTGAATAATATTGTTAGTAAAGGCAAGGCAAAAAGTGGTGGGGGCCATTATGTGACTGTATCCAA GAACTATTCGTACTTCAAAAACAACATCGCTGACCCTCTTGATGTTGCAGAATATTTGTTTGGAGCAACCAACCCTCCGATCATAACCGACAATCAAAAGGAGCAGATAAAG GCAGAGAACACCACATCCAAGAAAGTAGGAAAGATGTTGGATATACTGATGAAACGAGGCCCTAGGGTACCCCAGTGTTTGTTTGATGCCTTCATGGAGACACACAATGAAGAGTGTGCCAAGAAGTTGGCTCCTTATCTGTTAGCCCAAGAAAAGCATGCTCTGAAGAGGGAGCCATCAG AGTGGCCTCCCCTTCACGAGGAACATTTCGACATGATGAAAGAACCTGTGACCTATCTAAGGCCTAATGACCCCTGCTGCTTTCTCCAGTATAACAACACGGATGAG GTATACAGTATGCGACGAGAATGTCGAGGATTGGTTTACCTCATCAACAACGAACAATTTCACACCCTTTCTCAAAGAGATGGAACAAAGTTTGACAGAGACAATCTAAAGAAGTTATTCACAGACCTTCACTTTGAAGTTATTGTAGAAAATAATTTAACAGCTGAG GAGATAAGAAAGAAGACTGAATCTATCAGCAAGTGTGACAAGATAAAGGACAGTGActgtttcatttttatcattttaactcATGGTGACGAAAAAGGAGTGTGTGGAATTGATGGAATTTCTGTTCCTGTCACAACACTTACCGAGATGTTTGAGCCAAACAACTGTCCGGAAATGAACGAAAAACCCAAAATTTTCCTTATCCAGGCCTGTCGTGGTGGTGAGTCtgattaa
- the LOC128187649 gene encoding cell death protein 3-like yields the protein MVCSSEDPGENGSQGDGGGDRVDGMNAPDINVEREPNISATQTVHSKSDFLVAYSTPEGSLSWRKTDAGSWFMQAIVWIFKFESHVKDLVDMLGKVNNVVSKGKARDVGSHFVTVSKYESSLRKKLFFFPGIYGDKRVHPKCI from the exons ATGGTTTGTTCATCGGAAGATCCTGGCGAGAACGGTTCACAAGGGGATGGGGGTGGTGATCGTGTGGATGGAATGAATGCTCCGGACATAAATGTTGAACGGGAGCCCAATATATCCGCCACACAAACTGTCCATTCCAAATCCGACTTCCTTGTGGCATACTCCACTCCGGAAG GTTCACTGTCATGGAGGAAGACGGATGCTGGATCCTGGTTTATGCAGGCCATTGTTTggattttcaaatttgaatcaCATGTTAAGGATCTTGTTGATATGCTTGGAAAG gTTAATAATGTTGTCAGTAAAGGCAAGGCGAGAGATGTTGGAAGCCATTTTGTTACTGTCTCTAAGTACGAATCATCTCTCAGGAAAAAACTCTTCTTTTTTCCTGGAATCTATGGAGACAAAAGAGTACACCCAAAGTGTATATAG